A single window of Hemibagrus wyckioides isolate EC202008001 linkage group LG28, SWU_Hwy_1.0, whole genome shotgun sequence DNA harbors:
- the scn4bb gene encoding sodium channel, voltage-gated, type IV, beta b, translated as MEIRKARRFLPERSSVSLLLMVMFSVYGTLEALEMNVGKVPFLEAVNGSDVLLPCTYASCMGIENLYFKWEYNDNGTMVKIMESVIPTDHGELMNKHIYRERVEFMGSTKTNNVSIMIWNVTFEDAGQYTCFGKNPKEKGKNHSAIFTLYVVDELRVVDNTLTIIIVSCVGGCIALLVIFMLLKNFTLFVLAKLEEKNKECLVSSGIDNTENGLSGSKVTPKPTPKKA; from the exons ATGGAGATCCGGAAAGCCAGAAGGTTTCTGCCAGAAAGGAGCTCTGTCAGCCTTCTCCTGATGGTCATGTTCA gtgtgtatggGACGCTTGAGGCACTGGAGATGAACGTCGGGAAGGTCCCCTTTCTAGAGGCGGTGAACGGTAGCGACGTCTTGCTGCCCTGCACCTATGCTAGTTGTATGGGCATCGAAAACCTATACTTCAAATGGGAGTACAATGACAATGGCACCATGGTGAAG ATTATGGAGTCGGTGATCCCAACAGATCACGGAGAGCTGATGAACAAGCACATTTACCGGGAACGTGTGGAATTTATGGGTTCCACTAAGACAAACAATGTGTCCATAATGATCTGGAATGTGACCTTCGAGGACGCTGGCCAGTACACTTGCTTTGGCAAGAACCCCAAAGAGAAGGGCAAGAACCACAGCGCCATCTTCACACTCTATGTGGTGGATGAAT TACGAGTTGTAGATAACactctcaccatcatcatcgtgtCTTGTGTGGGAGGCTGCATAGCTCTGCTGGTGATCTTCATGCTGCTTAAGAACTTCACGCTCTTCGTCCTTGCCAAGCTCGAGGAGAAAAA TAAGGAGTGCCTCGTCTCCTCAGGGATCGATAATACGGAAAACGGTCTGTCCGGCTCCAAAGTGACACCCAAACCTACACCAAAGAAAGCCTGA